The window GGTTGAGGCATCATTGCGTGCTCTTGAAGATGCTAAGGTATTACCTTCTGAATTGGATCTTATCGTCACCTCAACCATTACACCGGATTGCCTGTTTCCGTCCACTTCTTGTTTTGTACAAGAAAAACTCGGTGCAACCAGGGCAGGAGCCTTTGATATATTAGCTGCGTGTGCAGGGTTTATCTATGCGCTCTCCATTGCAAAAAATTTTGTCCTTTCTGGTACGAGACAAACGGTTCTGGTTGTTGGTGCTGAGTGCCTGTCAAAGGTTACTGATTATACGGACAGGACAACGTGTGTTCTTTTTGGTGATGGAGCTGGCGCTGCAGTCGTTCAAAAAAGTAAAGGCAGACGCGAAATAGTTAAAACTCTTTTAGGTGCTGATGGTAGTCAGGCAGATCTGTTAATGCTTCCCGCAGGTGGCTCCCGGATGCCCGCATCCCACGAAACAGTTGATTCCCGTTCCCACTATATCAAGCTCAAGGGAAAATTGTTGTTTAAGCTTGCCGTTACCAACATGGTAGAAGTAATCTTAAAGTCCGTCAAAGATCACAATATTACCATTAACGATATCGACCTGATTATCCCTCATCAAAGTAATATCAGGATCATTGAGGCAGCAATGGAACGGCTCAATATGCCAAAGGACAAAGCGTATGTAAACATTGATAGATATGGCAATACCTCATCTGCATCTATTCCGATTGCAATAGATGAAATTGATAAAAATAATATATTGAAACCTGGAAGCACTGTACTTCTGGTGGCATTTGGTGGTGGCCTGACGTGGAGTTCCTCCATCATCAAGTGGTAGTGCGATGTGGCTTAATTGTTTTGTACCTAAAAACACCACTTATCATGTGCTTTTAGGTACTTATAGTTGAAAAAATATATGACACCTGTAATTTACGATATTCGTTCTGTTAATAATACTCTGCAAATTGTCTCGAAACGGAGAACAGCTCATTTACCGCTAGTTGCTGCCAGCTGATTTTTCAGGCTTCGCTTGTGTATATGCTGAACTGCATTTCTGCGTTGATGAGCTGAACAATCGATACTCTGGCACGAAAATTTGAAGAACCGGTGATTTAAAAAGTTATATTTTATCGTTACTGTTTGAAGCTTCAGAAAAATTTGATTTAAGGAGGAATAGACTTGTCCACAAAGGAAGAATCAGTAGAAGAGAGAGTAAAAAAGATAATTACAAAGCAGATGGATGTCAGCAAGGAACAGGTGACTCTGGAATCATCATTTGTGAACGATTTAGGAGCAGATTCTCTTGATACCGTAGAGCTTGTTATGGAATTTGAGGACGAATTCAACATTAATATTCCGGATGAAGAAGCTGAAAAAATTCAAACGGTCGGGGATGCAGTTAAATATATTGAGGAGCACAAGTAACGACAATGGAGCGTCGAGTAGTAATTACAGGTCTTGGCGCGATAACTCCCTTAGGCCAGGACAAGAAAGAGCTGTGGACTTCTCTGTGTAACGGGAAAAGCGGGATCGGTTATGTGACAGCTTTTGACACATCGCAACACGAAATCTGCATTGCTGGTGAGATAAAGGATTTTGACCCGGGCAAATGGTTTAATGTTAAACAAGAGCGGAGACTGGACAGGTTTACCCAATTTGCCACTGCTGCTGCAATCCTCGCAGTCGAGGACTCAGGAATAGATTTTGAGAAAGCTGATCGCAACAGAGTAGGTACCATTATTGGTACCGGTATTGGTGGCATACTCGAAATAGAGGCGCAGCACAAGATTCTCCTTTCAAAAGGTCCATCCAGGGTCTCTCCTTTCATGATTCCCAAGCTCATGGCAAATGCTGCCCCCGGGCAGATAGCGATACAGTTCGATATCCGTGCCACCAACTTTTCCATTATTACGGCATGCGCTTCCGGTACGCATGCCATAGCTGAAGCGTTCCGAACTATCCAAACAGGAAAAACTGACGTAATGGTCACTGGCGGAACTGAAGCAACAATCACACCTCTTTGTATGGGTGCCTTTCAGAACATGAAAGCGCTATCCAGACAGAACAGTACTCCACAGAAGGCAAGCAGACCATTTGATAAAGAGAGAGACGGGTTTGTCATTTCAGAAGGTTCCGGTATCGTCGTATTAGAAGAACTGGAATTTGCAAAAAAGAGGAATGCCCATGTTTATGCTGAGATCCTTGGATACGCCATGAGCGATGATGCTTATCACATCGCCGCACCGCACCCTAGTGGGAATGGTGCTATTGTGGCAATGCAAAATGCCCTGTGTGATGCAAAACTGAATCGGGAACAGATATCTTATATCAATGCTCACGCAACCTCTACACCAATGGGAGACGAAATCGAAGTTGATGCTATCAAGAGGGTTTTCGGCGACCATGCTAAAAACCTCTCCGTCAGTTCAACAAAATCAATGCTCGGTCACCAACTGGGCGCTGCCGGTGGTACCGAAACATTAATATCTGCCCTGATACTGGAAAACAACATTATCCCGCCAACGATTAATTATGAAAACCCTGATCCTTCCTGTTGCGGACTGGATTTCGTTCCGAATGAGGCGAAAGAGAAGAAGGTTGATTATCTTATGTCTAACTCTTTCGGATTCGGAGGGCACAATATCAGCATTGTCTTGGGAAAGTTTTCAAAGTAAATACCGTGCTTCAAATTGAACTCCACCCTCTTTCGACATTAACCGGTAACCGTTGAGTCAATTATCCTCCATGCAATCCCTGCTTCGCTACCCCTCCAGCACCTCAGCAACAACCAATGTCCGTTAAATCTTTTGCCCTATGATAGATTAATTCCTGCTGAAATGGTGGCAAGGCTTCACCTCTGTAACGGTTTTTTCAGCCTCCTGAGGCTTTTGATTCAATTATAAGATGATGTATAAACGTACGCTAATGTAAATTGATTAATCATTTTACAGAGGAATCACTTTTCAGAATAAGTGCTTTTTCGTTCTTCACCTCTATCATCAGAGATAAATCAAAGTCCCTGTCAAGAATTGCTTTGAAGATACTAAAAAAGATAGTATACTGGCGTTTTTCCACCTTTACTAGTGACTGACAGATATTCGTAAAATTATCGTATTTAATTCGAGGGTAAATCAATGAGAATTACTGACGTAATAAAGCACTTGACAGATATAACCGGGGTAAAATATCTCCCTTTTCACGGTTTTAACTATTCATACTCTTCATATGCAGAAAGAGGCAGGAGAGCACATAAAACCTTTTATGCCGCATCTGGACTTTGCCTCTCTTTTTCCCTGGTATGTATACTCCTCGGAATTTTACTCCCTGATATTCAGGCTCAATCATTCGAATTTTTTAAAAATGAAAACTGGTGTTATTTTAAAGGTAATAAAACCCCTGATCCCAACTGGAAGGAGCTTGATTTTGACGATTCAAAATGGAAGAGTGGCTCCGGTGGTTTCGGCTATGGAAATAGCGATGGCAAAATCATACTGAATGATATGAAAGGTAATTATGATAGCCTCTTTATCCGCCGCAGATTCAGGGTTGATAATCTCAACACGATAAAAGAGATATTACTGCACATAGACACTGACGGCCCCTATGTTGCCTACCTTAACGGAATCAAGGTGTGTCAGAATATCTGTAGATCAACTGCACCAACCGATATAACAGGATTTGCTCTCGAACTACTTACCCGCGGTATGAATGTTCTATGCATCAAGGGGTCGAACGATGCTCTTGACAGCGATGATTTTACTTTTAAAGCCTGGTTGGAAATCATTGAAGAATAAAAAATAAGACTAGAAGAGAATATTTTTACACATACTTTTTAGAAAAGCGGGTTTCCCATGAAAATGAACAGATTAACCAGCAAGCACAATAAATCAAAAACTTTCTTTCACATCTTTCCTCAATATTTCGTACTGTGTATTATTCTCTTTCTTTTTGTACCCCGCACCTATGCAGGCGATGCAAAATATATCATTCTCATGATTGCAGACGGCTGCGGAATTAAACACCACGAGGCTACGAATGCCTATACAGGTTCTACACCTGCTTATCAGTCGGGAAGCTCCTGGAAAAAGCACTGGATGTCAACCTATCCCAGCGGGGGAAGTTATGACGGCAACGCCGCCTGGTCAAATTTCGATTATGTAATACAAAATGGTTCCACGACTGACAGCGCAGCAGCAGCTACAGCACTCTATACCGGTGTCAAGACTGCAAACAAGCGAATAAGTGTCTCCAGTGGAGGAATCCGCCTGTTCAACATTGGTGAGAAAGCGAAAGCAAATCAAATGGCTGTCGGTGCCATAAGTTCTGTACCGGTTTCACATGCAACACCCGGCGCCTGGATGTCCCATAATAATGACCGTAGCAACGGCTACGCCATTGCTGATGAGAGTTTTTTCGAGAATCCGAATACAACCGGATCCGGCAGTCTCTACAATGGTGGTAAGGGACCAACCGCCCCGCGTTCTGATGTCATCATCGGGGATGGATTTAATACCTCATATGTCAATGCGGCTATTAGAAATTTACTGGCAAGTGAAAGTGGTCAACTGGGAAAGCACAAGCTTGTCACCTGGTCAGCAGGCCAGAATGGTAGCAATGCCTTAATGGCTGAAGCCAATAAATCAAGCGTCACCAGATTGGCAGGTCTGTTCAAACATGTCTATCACCAAGCAAATTTTTCCGGCTTTGACTCAAGAAATCCAACGCTTGCAATCAGCACCAATGCAGCCTTGACAGTCCTGAGTCGTAATCCAAACGGTTTTGTACTGATGATTGAGGGGGGAGCCGTTGATTGGGCCGGCCATACCAACATCATGGATGACATGATAGGTGAGCAAAAAGATTTTGACAACGCTGTTCAAGCGGTCATCAACTGGGTAACGAATTCAGGCAACGGCAGCAACTGGAATAATTCCCTTGTTATAGTAACCTCAGACCATGAATGTGGCCATCTCACTGCAGGACTGAATCTATTCCCTGATGACGCAAATCCGATAACCAATGTAAACAACGCCACCCTGGCTAAGGAAAAGGTTTATACCAATATAGGCGGCAATCTTCGTGCAAGCTGGGAGGATTCAGATTCTGACAACTTTATAGACGCTGGGGAAACAGTTTACTGGGCGTGGCATTCCCGTGGACATTCAAACAGCCTTGTACCTCTCTATGCCCGGGGTGTCGGTGCTTCGCAGTTTGCAGCATATGCAAATGGTTTTGACCCGACTGGCCGTACCTATCTGGACAATATTGATGTTTTTACGGTAATGGATAATGCAATTGCCGCTGTGTCGCACTCAGAAGATCCGCCTGGAATAACCAGTCCGGCACCCGGCGCAACAATAACGACATCAACTGTTACCTTTCAATGGAGTGCCGGTACCGGAGTCAGCAGGTACTGGCTGGGTGTGGGGACAAGCTTCAACTCAGTAAAAACCTCACCATTTGGAAACATCTATAGTGCAGCAACCGGGACGAATACCACTCAACAGGTAACAGGAATACCCATAAACGGGAATCCGGTGTATGTACGATTATGGTGGAAAATCGGCGCGACATGGACTACTGCAGACTATACGTTCCAGACACAGGGAACCGGCAATCAAACGCCGATTGCGGTAAATGATTCAGCGGTGACGGCAAAGAATACGCTGGTAAATGTTAACGTGACCGCCAATGATACCGATCCAGACGGGACAATTGATCCTGCTACTGTAGTGGTAAGAAGTAATCCTGCCCATGGTACCGCTGTGGCCAGGGTAGACGGTACAGTGAATTACACGCCTCTCACCGGGTACACCGGCCAGGACACCTTTACCTATACGGTAAATGACACTCTGGGTGCAACCTCTAACGTTGCAGCGGTGACGATAACTGTCAACTCTTCGGGAGGTACACCCGGCATGACGAGTCCGGCACCCGGCTCAACAATAACAACATCGACTGTTACCTTTCAATGGAGTGCCGGTTCCGGAGTCAGTAAATACTGGCTGGGTGTGGGGACAAGCTTTAACTCAGTAAAAACCTCTCCATTTGGAAACATCTATAGCGCTGCAACCGGGACGAATACCACTCAACAGGTAACGGGAATACCCATAAACGGGAATCCGGTGTATGTACGATTATGGTGGAAAATCGGCACGACATGGACTACTGCAGACTATACATTCCAGACACAGGGAACCGGCAATCAGACGCCGATTGCGGTAAATGATTCAGCGGTGACGGCAAAGAATACGCTGGTAAATGTTAACGTGACCGCTAATGATACCGATCCAGACGGGACAATTGATCCTGCCACTGTAGTGGTAAGAAGTAATCCTGCCCATGGTACCGCTGTGGCCAGGGCAGACGGTACAGTGAATTACACGCCTGTCACCGGGTATACCGGCCAGGACACCTTTACCTATACGGTAAATGACACTCTGGGTGCAACCTCTAACGTTGCAGCGGTGACGATAACTGTCAACTCTTCGGGAGGTACACCCGGCATGACGAGTCCGGCACCCGGCGCAACAATAACGACATCAACTGTTACCTTTCAATGGAGTGCCGGTACCGGAGTCAGCAGGTACTGGCTGGGTGTGGGGACAAGCTTTAACTCAGTAAAAACCTCCCCATTTGGAAACATATTTGGTGCATCAACCGGGACAAGCACAACTCAACAGGTAACGGGAATACCCATAAACGGGAATCCGGTGTATGTACGATTATGGTGGAAAATCGGCAGTACATGGTTTACCGCAGACTACACGTTCCAGACGCAGTGAACCGGCAATCAGGATCGGTGGGAGCAAATACCGATGTTCCCTATTGCACTCAATAAAATTATCACCCATATTTTTTCGCCTGTCTTTAAGATGGGCTTAATATATCAGATCTCTTGCCTTCTTTCATTTCTTTTGGGGAACGATAGGGTTTGTGCAACAGGCGTTAAGATCGTATCATTAACAGACTCTCTTTGAATCCCAAAGCGCTTACCCCTTTTTATGTATAAAAAAACATTTTATACAGATCTTTCTA is drawn from Candidatus Scalindua sp. and contains these coding sequences:
- a CDS encoding ketoacyl-ACP synthase III encodes the protein MKKAFKAAITGIGSFLPEKVLSNDDLLKMVDTSDEWITKRTGIKERRIVENGIATSDLAVEASLRALEDAKVLPSELDLIVTSTITPDCLFPSTSCFVQEKLGATRAGAFDILAACAGFIYALSIAKNFVLSGTRQTVLVVGAECLSKVTDYTDRTTCVLFGDGAGAAVVQKSKGRREIVKTLLGADGSQADLLMLPAGGSRMPASHETVDSRSHYIKLKGKLLFKLAVTNMVEVILKSVKDHNITINDIDLIIPHQSNIRIIEAAMERLNMPKDKAYVNIDRYGNTSSASIPIAIDEIDKNNILKPGSTVLLVAFGGGLTWSSSIIKW
- the fabF gene encoding beta-ketoacyl-ACP synthase II encodes the protein MERRVVITGLGAITPLGQDKKELWTSLCNGKSGIGYVTAFDTSQHEICIAGEIKDFDPGKWFNVKQERRLDRFTQFATAAAILAVEDSGIDFEKADRNRVGTIIGTGIGGILEIEAQHKILLSKGPSRVSPFMIPKLMANAAPGQIAIQFDIRATNFSIITACASGTHAIAEAFRTIQTGKTDVMVTGGTEATITPLCMGAFQNMKALSRQNSTPQKASRPFDKERDGFVISEGSGIVVLEELEFAKKRNAHVYAEILGYAMSDDAYHIAAPHPSGNGAIVAMQNALCDAKLNREQISYINAHATSTPMGDEIEVDAIKRVFGDHAKNLSVSSTKSMLGHQLGAAGGTETLISALILENNIIPPTINYENPDPSCCGLDFVPNEAKEKKVDYLMSNSFGFGGHNISIVLGKFSK
- a CDS encoding alkaline phosphatase, with amino-acid sequence MKMNRLTSKHNKSKTFFHIFPQYFVLCIILFLFVPRTYAGDAKYIILMIADGCGIKHHEATNAYTGSTPAYQSGSSWKKHWMSTYPSGGSYDGNAAWSNFDYVIQNGSTTDSAAAATALYTGVKTANKRISVSSGGIRLFNIGEKAKANQMAVGAISSVPVSHATPGAWMSHNNDRSNGYAIADESFFENPNTTGSGSLYNGGKGPTAPRSDVIIGDGFNTSYVNAAIRNLLASESGQLGKHKLVTWSAGQNGSNALMAEANKSSVTRLAGLFKHVYHQANFSGFDSRNPTLAISTNAALTVLSRNPNGFVLMIEGGAVDWAGHTNIMDDMIGEQKDFDNAVQAVINWVTNSGNGSNWNNSLVIVTSDHECGHLTAGLNLFPDDANPITNVNNATLAKEKVYTNIGGNLRASWEDSDSDNFIDAGETVYWAWHSRGHSNSLVPLYARGVGASQFAAYANGFDPTGRTYLDNIDVFTVMDNAIAAVSHSEDPPGITSPAPGATITTSTVTFQWSAGTGVSRYWLGVGTSFNSVKTSPFGNIYSAATGTNTTQQVTGIPINGNPVYVRLWWKIGATWTTADYTFQTQGTGNQTPIAVNDSAVTAKNTLVNVNVTANDTDPDGTIDPATVVVRSNPAHGTAVARVDGTVNYTPLTGYTGQDTFTYTVNDTLGATSNVAAVTITVNSSGGTPGMTSPAPGSTITTSTVTFQWSAGSGVSKYWLGVGTSFNSVKTSPFGNIYSAATGTNTTQQVTGIPINGNPVYVRLWWKIGTTWTTADYTFQTQGTGNQTPIAVNDSAVTAKNTLVNVNVTANDTDPDGTIDPATVVVRSNPAHGTAVARADGTVNYTPVTGYTGQDTFTYTVNDTLGATSNVAAVTITVNSSGGTPGMTSPAPGATITTSTVTFQWSAGTGVSRYWLGVGTSFNSVKTSPFGNIFGASTGTSTTQQVTGIPINGNPVYVRLWWKIGSTWFTADYTFQTQ
- a CDS encoding acyl carrier protein — translated: MDVSKEQVTLESSFVNDLGADSLDTVELVMEFEDEFNINIPDEEAEKIQTVGDAVKYIEEHK